A window of Halopseudomonas sabulinigri genomic DNA:
GTTCAGCACGATTTGTCGACCCATGCTCCGCTGGCCGTAAAACCGCTTAAGCAACGTTTGACTAGTAAAGGAGGAAACTGGAGAAATGCCAAGGAGGAGGGGTGACAAGCGCGACGAGCGGCTGAAATCCTGAGCATGGCGTTGCCGCCACGGCAGGGTCAGGCTGCTGACCACTGATTGTCTACGTTAAATCGCTTCCCCGTCCCTCAGGACAACTTTCGTTCCAGTCGCCACCTCGTCAAACAGCTTTGTGAGCGGTAAAGACACGTGTCGGGCCGTTGGTTTTGGCGTCGACTCGGAGACCTTCTTGAGATCTCTGGCTAGCGGGAGCGTCGCAATGATGAGACTTCGGGTCTTATAAGTCAATCAAGTGTAGTGTTTTTTTTAATTCACTACATAAGGCGTGTGACAGGGGAAACGCCCTAGTTAAGGCGCTCTACCATAAGTCGAACGGTGCCGCTGGAGTTGCTCTGCGTCGAGATACGACGGCCAATATCGGCATTGTTACCCGAGCCAGATTCGTTGAGCCCGCCCACGGTAACCCATTGACCGAGACGCGCGGTCACCACGGTGTCGGTGCGCTGCACATCAATCACGTCCTGACGGTTGCGGTTCAGGCGATTGTTGTTGGCGCTAAGGGTGATGGTGGCCATATCTCCATTCAGGCGAACCGTGGCGTAAAAGCCTTGGGTTACGTCCTGATACTGGGTCTGCTCCACCACACGCCCGTAAGCGTCTGTCGTGCGCGTGGTCAGGGGCACGCTTTGACCGCTCTGAATCAGCACTGGATAGCCTTCGTTGGCGGTTATCTGCCGCACTCCGTCGTTAGCGGAGCGAGTCTGGCGGTTGATGATCCTCGCCTGGTTGCCGTTTCGCGGGTTACCCACGATGATGTCTGCCGGTCCGGTGTCGATGCGCCCATCCACACGATAGCCTTGCTGTACGCCGCTGCTGCCGCCGCTATCGGATACGCTAATCAGCAGTCGTGACGGCTGCTTGTCGATTTGATTGAGTAGCGCCTTTATTTCGACTATGCGAGCAGGCTCTGCACGAATCAACAACTGGTTGCCATAGGCCGAGACACGCTCATCTGAGCGCAGCATGGGTTGCAGGGCGGGGATGACGTCCTCTGCCATGTTGTAACCCAGGGACACCACCTCGGTGGTCGGTGTTGCGTTGGCATAGAGCACGGCGAAGGACAGGCACAGCCAGCTAAGTAGCTTGATAATCAGGCGTGGTGTCATAGCAGAAATCTCCGTATCGCGGGGTCGCTCTGGCTGCTGCCCCATAACTCATCGAACTGATCTGCCCAGCGTTTGACCTGGTCAGGCGAGTATTCACGCGCAAACGCCTGGCGTACACGGTGATCTGGCTGCATGAAAAAGCCTTGAGCATCGGTCATCAATTGCACGTACTTTTGCTTTTGCAGGTCGGGATGCTGGCAACGAATCTCGCACAGGCTGGGAAAGCGATGAGTGAGGCTCAACAGGCTGCGACCCTGCAAGAAATCCCTGTCTACACTCTGCAGCAGGATCTGGATGCGCGCCAAGGGTTCGCGGGCAATCAGGCTTTCGCATGCGTTGATGAAGTCGAGTCGATTGAACAGCCAGCGCGCCTGTTCAGGAGAGTAGATGCGCAGCCTACGGCGACACTGGCTAACCAGCGTCGCGACGTGGGGCAGCGCATTGTCGTCGTTCACGGCAATCATCCCTTCGGTCTCCCGCGCGTATTCCGACACTGGCTCGCGGGAGAGATCGGGGTTGTGTATCGCAAAGCGACCGGGTGAGTCGAATTCGATATCCGGCAGTTGCAAGGGGGATTGGTCGCTGGACTGCCAATACATATCCTGATGCGCGATCCCCGCATCCAGATATTCGTCTGAAGTAATGCTGAACCCCAGCTTGCGATAAAACGCCGTGGCGTGAGTCTGCGCGGAAAGATGAAGCTCATGCATACCACTGGCCTGGGCGAAGGCAATCACCTGCTGCATGACCTCCGCACCCAGCCCTATGCCGCGGAAGTCGGGCAATACCGCCACGCGGCCGATGTGGCCATCATGCAGCAGCCGTGCAGTTGCCGCAGGTTGCTGCTGATAATACAGAAGGAAATGGGTGGCGTTGTCGTCTTCTGCGTCCCACTCAAGGTCTTCCGGTACCTGCTGTTCGTCGATAAACACCTGCTGGCGAATGTCGCGAACGGCCTTGCCGTTTATCCAGTCGACTGTGGTGACATGTATTTCATTCATCATCCCTCTCCAACAGGAGATACCCTTTCGCAAACAGCTGCTCCAGCAACTCTATGGCCTCCGCCTCCTGGTGCCATGGCTCCAGGGCCTCAGGGCTCAAGTAACGCTGATTGCAGATCAGTTGCACCAGTGGCAACAAGGCGCCTGGCACCACGCAGTGTTCGCCACTGGCAAACAGCTGCACCTGATCGTTCTCAGCAAGACGGTAGGCCAAACGCACGCTTGGGTTGTGCAGCAGCGCGTAGCCGGCGTTCAGGCCTTCAAGCATATCGGCTTCTTCGTCGACATAACTCTGTGCCAGATCAGGGTAGCGTGCCTCGGTCATATGACGCCCAAACCAGGTGGCCAATGCTTCCTTGTCTTCGACCAGACGAAGAATGCTTTGTTGCAACTGGTCAATAGTTTCCTGATCAATGGCGGCCGGGTCTTGTGGCTGTTTGCGACCTGCGTCACTGTAACGCGCGTCGTCCGTGAGTTGGTGCGC
This region includes:
- a CDS encoding secretin N-terminal domain-containing protein yields the protein MTPRLIIKLLSWLCLSFAVLYANATPTTEVVSLGYNMAEDVIPALQPMLRSDERVSAYGNQLLIRAEPARIVEIKALLNQIDKQPSRLLISVSDSGGSSGVQQGYRVDGRIDTGPADIIVGNPRNGNQARIINRQTRSANDGVRQITANEGYPVLIQSGQSVPLTTRTTDAYGRVVEQTQYQDVTQGFYATVRLNGDMATITLSANNNRLNRNRQDVIDVQRTDTVVTARLGQWVTVGGLNESGSGNNADIGRRISTQSNSSGTVRLMVERLN
- a CDS encoding GNAT family N-acetyltransferase, which produces MNEIHVTTVDWINGKAVRDIRQQVFIDEQQVPEDLEWDAEDDNATHFLLYYQQQPAATARLLHDGHIGRVAVLPDFRGIGLGAEVMQQVIAFAQASGMHELHLSAQTHATAFYRKLGFSITSDEYLDAGIAHQDMYWQSSDQSPLQLPDIEFDSPGRFAIHNPDLSREPVSEYARETEGMIAVNDDNALPHVATLVSQCRRRLRIYSPEQARWLFNRLDFINACESLIAREPLARIQILLQSVDRDFLQGRSLLSLTHRFPSLCEIRCQHPDLQKQKYVQLMTDAQGFFMQPDHRVRQAFAREYSPDQVKRWADQFDELWGSSQSDPAIRRFLL